In Kiritimatiellia bacterium, one genomic interval encodes:
- the hypB gene encoding hydrogenase nickel incorporation protein HypB — protein MKIKVYRDLMGDNDRWAAKTRVLLAKENIKMLNLIGSPGAGKTALLEKTVRKLSRRLDFAVLEGDLETKNDARRLARLNCRVSQLLTGGGCHLEAKMVHYAVRDLPLRRLDMIIVENVGNLVCPAEFDIGEHAKAVAISVTEGDDKPLKYPLIFREAGAVVITKTDLLPHVPFRLKKCLGFIRKLNPRAPVFQVSALNGNGLGGWINWLACAGGFVPGGGLALKPFR, from the coding sequence ATGAAAATCAAAGTCTACCGCGATTTAATGGGCGACAACGACCGCTGGGCGGCCAAAACCCGCGTTTTGCTGGCCAAAGAAAACATAAAAATGCTTAACCTGATCGGCTCGCCCGGCGCTGGCAAAACCGCCCTGCTTGAAAAGACGGTGCGAAAACTTTCGCGCCGGCTTGATTTCGCCGTCCTGGAAGGGGATTTGGAAACAAAGAATGACGCCCGCCGTCTGGCGCGGCTCAATTGCCGTGTCAGTCAGCTTTTGACCGGCGGCGGGTGCCATCTGGAGGCCAAGATGGTTCATTACGCCGTCCGCGACTTGCCCCTGCGCCGTCTGGACATGATCATTGTTGAAAATGTCGGCAACCTGGTCTGCCCGGCCGAATTTGATATCGGCGAACACGCCAAGGCGGTTGCGATCAGCGTCACGGAAGGGGACGATAAGCCCTTGAAATACCCGTTGATTTTCAGGGAGGCGGGGGCGGTCGTGATTACCAAAACGGATCTTCTGCCCCATGTTCCCTTCCGGCTGAAAAAATGCCTCGGCTTTATCCGCAAGCTCAATCCGCGCGCGCCGGTTTTCCAGGTTTCGGCCTTGAACGGCAACGGCCTGGGCGGGTGGATTAACTGGCTGGCTTGCGCCGGGGGATTTGTCCCGGGCGGCGGACTTGCGCTTAAACCGTTCCGTTAA